One genomic segment of Nocardia spumae includes these proteins:
- a CDS encoding TetR/AcrR family transcriptional regulator → MTGPTALELLWGAPQRPRRGPKPSLSLERIVAEAITLADSDGLSAVSMQRLAERLGCAKMALYRYVPGKAELTALMLDTALGGPPQSTTAAPEPWRAALRTWASTIDERYRAHPWTIELTAGSRPLGPNELAWMEAALAPLAGTGLTGAERLDTVVLVNGHVRSLVQQTSAAGSQRTEDQMAREVAAILADHAERFPEVVAAFADSGPDGRNAALEYGIERILDGVSVLIAQRRG, encoded by the coding sequence ATGACCGGACCGACCGCCCTAGAACTGCTGTGGGGTGCGCCGCAGCGCCCCCGGCGCGGCCCCAAGCCGTCGCTGTCACTGGAACGCATCGTCGCCGAGGCCATCACCCTGGCCGATTCGGACGGGCTGAGCGCGGTCTCGATGCAGCGACTGGCCGAGCGGCTGGGCTGCGCGAAGATGGCGCTGTACCGCTATGTGCCGGGAAAGGCCGAGCTCACCGCCCTGATGCTGGACACCGCCCTGGGCGGCCCGCCGCAGTCCACCACAGCCGCCCCCGAGCCGTGGCGCGCTGCGCTGCGGACCTGGGCCTCGACGATCGACGAGCGCTACCGCGCGCATCCGTGGACCATCGAGCTCACCGCGGGCTCGCGACCACTGGGCCCCAACGAGCTGGCCTGGATGGAGGCCGCCCTGGCACCACTGGCGGGCACCGGCCTGACCGGGGCCGAACGACTCGATACCGTCGTACTGGTGAACGGTCACGTTCGCAGCCTGGTCCAGCAGACCTCCGCCGCCGGATCACAGCGGACCGAGGACCAGATGGCGCGCGAGGTGGCCGCGATCCTGGCCGATCACGCCGAACGATTCCCCGAGGTCGTCGCCGCCTTCGCCGACTCCGGCCCCGACGGCCGCAACGCGGCGCTCGAATACGGCATCGAGCGAATCCTCGACGGAGTGTCGGTATTGATCGCCCAGCGGCGCGGTTGA
- a CDS encoding LGFP repeat-containing protein translates to MHHFARRSAAVAMAFAGAALLFTAACSNDDNDNNSSATSTTTGMAETTGAMASGTMTSGETPSGSAAASETKIATQNGQEITVSGHILTKYTEMGGVQSPLGEPTGASVEGPNGGSCQEFTGGAVCWSEQTNAHVVWGDIRTAWEGNGGVNGNLGYPTSDEKDNPTGKESDFTGGTITWNSSDRQTTVTPK, encoded by the coding sequence ATGCACCACTTCGCTCGCCGTTCTGCCGCCGTCGCAATGGCTTTCGCCGGTGCGGCACTGCTGTTCACCGCTGCCTGTAGCAATGACGACAACGACAACAACAGCTCGGCTACCAGCACGACGACGGGTATGGCCGAGACCACGGGTGCGATGGCCTCCGGCACCATGACCTCCGGCGAGACGCCGTCGGGGAGTGCCGCGGCCTCGGAGACCAAGATCGCGACCCAGAACGGCCAGGAGATCACCGTCTCCGGCCACATCCTGACCAAGTACACCGAGATGGGCGGGGTGCAGAGCCCGCTCGGTGAGCCCACCGGCGCGTCGGTGGAGGGTCCCAACGGCGGCTCCTGTCAGGAGTTCACCGGCGGCGCCGTCTGCTGGAGCGAACAGACCAACGCCCACGTGGTGTGGGGTGATATCCGCACGGCCTGGGAGGGCAACGGCGGCGTGAACGGCAACCTGGGCTATCCGACCAGCGACGAGAAGGACAACCCGACCGGTAAGGAGAGCGACTTCACCGGCGGCACGATCACCTGGAACTCGTCGGATCGGCAGACGACGGTGACGCCGAAGTAG
- the coaA gene encoding type I pantothenate kinase yields the protein MGRMSEPSPYVEFDRKQWRMLRKSTPLILTEEELIGLRGLGEQIDLEEVAEVYLPLARLIHLQVAARQRLFAATATFLGETHPDHQVPFVIGIAGSVAVGKSTTARVLQALLARWDHHPRVDLVTTDGFLYPTAELTRRGIMHRKGFPESYNRRKLLRFVTEVKSGAPEVCAPMYSHIAYDILPDQFHCVRQPDILIVEGLNVLQTGPRLMVSDLFDFSIYVDARIENIERWYVDRFLSLRKTAFADPRSHFHHYAKFTDSEATVAAQEIWNATNRPNLVENILPTRPRATLVLRKDSDHSINRIRLRKL from the coding sequence GTGGGGCGGATGAGTGAGCCGAGTCCGTACGTCGAATTCGATCGCAAACAATGGCGCATGCTGCGCAAGTCGACACCTCTGATTCTCACCGAGGAAGAACTGATCGGCCTGCGCGGTCTGGGCGAGCAGATCGACCTCGAGGAAGTCGCCGAGGTCTACCTGCCGCTGGCCCGGTTGATTCATCTGCAGGTCGCCGCCCGGCAGCGACTGTTCGCCGCGACCGCGACCTTTCTCGGCGAGACCCACCCCGATCATCAGGTGCCGTTCGTCATCGGGATCGCCGGAAGTGTGGCCGTCGGAAAATCCACCACGGCCCGCGTTCTGCAGGCACTGCTCGCCCGCTGGGATCATCATCCGCGCGTCGATCTGGTGACCACCGACGGATTCCTCTATCCCACAGCGGAGCTCACCCGGCGCGGCATCATGCACCGCAAGGGCTTCCCGGAAAGTTACAACCGGCGCAAACTGCTTCGCTTCGTCACCGAGGTCAAATCCGGTGCGCCCGAAGTGTGCGCACCGATGTACTCGCATATCGCCTACGACATCCTGCCCGACCAATTCCACTGCGTGCGCCAGCCCGACATCCTCATCGTGGAGGGGCTCAACGTGCTGCAGACCGGACCTCGGCTGATGGTGTCGGATCTGTTCGATTTCTCGATCTACGTCGATGCGCGCATCGAGAACATCGAGCGCTGGTACGTCGATCGTTTTCTGTCCCTCCGGAAAACGGCGTTCGCCGATCCGCGGTCGCATTTCCACCACTACGCGAAGTTCACCGATTCCGAGGCGACCGTCGCGGCTCAGGAGATCTGGAACGCCACCAACCGCCCCAATCTGGTGGAGAACATCCTGCCGACCCGCCCCCGGGCGACACTGGTGCTGCGCAAGGACTCCGACCACAGCATCAATCGGATCCGGTTGCGCAAGCTCTGA
- a CDS encoding DUF885 domain-containing protein, producing the protein MHAHPLVTEYLRLGLAFDRLEPGFVDAFTGDPALRRAVESGPAPAPRELAERAAALSKELPEAGLSARRTEFLAAHLRALECSGRKFAGDRISFVAEVRAYFDVDIELGEVEDYRDAHRQLDEVLAGDGSLLERMTAHRRADEIPPHRLTECVQAFSGALRELVRERYPLPDHERVEYEVVGDKPWSGFNYYLGNFQSKVAINSDLKQHMANLPALIAHEAYPGHHTEHCRKEAGLVAAGQDEQTLFVVNTPQCLMAEGLADLALTSIVGPDWGIWAQEIYADLGLRFDGERAQRLSTASSKLLGVRQDAALLLHDRGRDVDEVAEFLQRWSLTTPERARQSLRFLSSPLWRAYISTYVEGYRLLGGWLDRAVDTADRVARFGRLLDEPLTPAALRRP; encoded by the coding sequence ATGCACGCGCACCCGCTCGTCACCGAATATCTGCGCCTGGGACTGGCTTTCGATCGGCTGGAACCCGGATTCGTCGACGCCTTCACCGGCGATCCGGCGCTGCGCCGGGCCGTGGAATCGGGCCCCGCGCCCGCGCCGCGCGAGTTGGCCGAGCGGGCGGCGGCACTGTCGAAGGAGCTGCCCGAGGCGGGTCTGAGTGCGCGGCGGACCGAATTCCTCGCGGCCCATCTGCGCGCGCTGGAATGCTCGGGACGCAAGTTCGCCGGCGACCGGATCTCGTTCGTCGCCGAGGTGCGGGCGTATTTCGACGTGGATATCGAACTCGGCGAGGTGGAGGACTACCGCGACGCCCATCGGCAGCTGGACGAGGTCCTCGCCGGTGACGGTTCGCTGCTCGAGCGCATGACCGCACATCGGCGCGCCGACGAGATTCCGCCGCACCGGCTGACCGAATGTGTCCAGGCCTTCTCCGGCGCGCTGCGCGAGCTGGTGCGCGAGCGGTATCCGCTGCCGGATCACGAGCGCGTGGAATATGAAGTCGTCGGCGACAAACCGTGGTCCGGGTTCAACTACTACCTCGGCAATTTCCAGTCCAAGGTGGCGATCAATTCCGACCTCAAACAACATATGGCGAACCTGCCCGCGCTGATCGCGCACGAGGCCTATCCCGGCCATCACACCGAGCATTGCCGTAAGGAGGCGGGGCTGGTCGCGGCCGGACAGGACGAGCAGACGTTGTTCGTGGTCAACACTCCGCAGTGCCTGATGGCGGAGGGACTGGCGGATCTGGCCCTGACATCGATCGTCGGGCCGGACTGGGGCATCTGGGCCCAGGAGATCTACGCCGATCTCGGCCTGCGTTTCGACGGTGAACGCGCGCAACGGCTTTCGACCGCCTCGTCGAAACTGCTCGGCGTGCGCCAGGATGCGGCACTGCTGCTGCACGACCGCGGTCGCGATGTCGATGAGGTCGCCGAATTCCTCCAGCGCTGGAGTCTGACTACTCCCGAACGCGCCCGACAGTCCCTGCGGTTCCTGTCCTCACCGCTGTGGCGCGCGTACATCAGCACCTATGTCGAGGGGTATCGGCTGCTGGGCGGCTGGCTGGATCGCGCCGTCGATACGGCGGATCGAGTCGCCCGCTTCGGCAGGCTGCTCGATGAACCGCTGACCCCGGCGGCGCTGCGACGTCCGTGA
- a CDS encoding FAD-dependent monooxygenase, with protein MRNTTVLISGASIAGPALAFWLRRYGFEVTVVERAAALRPGGQAVDFKGATHRTVLERMGIWEAIQSRRTGKTDMVINDADGRELAEISGDFTGGDVEILRGDLAEILYERTVEGCEYLFGDSVTALRETESGVEVEFERAPARTFDLVVGCDGIHSRVRALAFGPEADYVKHLGYYYCTAGAAGWGHDPEGPRQRNRSAAYNEPGRLAVRGGNKAAHMYMFVAAPLEYDRRDEAAQRRVLAEAFAGTEGPVPAMMSELGELDSFYLDSLGQVRMKGGYTKGRIALVGDSAYGNTLGGFGTGLAVVGAYVLAGELALADGDHTSAFARYNEMMKRYAKIAGNSNAGRFLAPRTARGIRMRNWFLGSRLFDLMLRYSDNAANDIDLRDYPALVAVGNR; from the coding sequence ATGCGGAACACGACAGTTCTCATCTCCGGTGCCAGCATCGCCGGCCCGGCGCTGGCCTTCTGGCTGCGGCGCTACGGCTTCGAGGTCACGGTGGTCGAGCGGGCCGCCGCGCTGCGACCGGGCGGCCAAGCCGTCGATTTCAAGGGGGCCACCCATCGCACGGTGCTGGAGCGAATGGGGATCTGGGAGGCGATCCAGAGCCGGCGAACGGGGAAGACCGACATGGTGATCAACGACGCCGACGGCCGCGAATTGGCCGAGATCTCAGGCGATTTCACCGGTGGTGATGTGGAGATCCTGCGCGGCGATCTGGCCGAGATCCTCTACGAGCGCACAGTCGAGGGCTGCGAATACCTGTTCGGGGACTCCGTCACCGCGCTGCGCGAGACCGAGTCGGGCGTCGAGGTCGAATTCGAGCGCGCACCCGCGCGCACCTTCGATCTGGTGGTCGGCTGCGACGGCATCCACTCCCGGGTGCGGGCACTGGCCTTCGGCCCCGAAGCCGATTACGTGAAGCATCTGGGCTACTACTACTGCACCGCCGGTGCGGCCGGATGGGGCCACGATCCGGAGGGGCCCCGGCAGCGCAACCGGTCCGCGGCCTACAACGAACCCGGCCGGCTCGCGGTGCGAGGCGGGAACAAGGCCGCGCACATGTACATGTTCGTCGCCGCCCCGCTGGAGTACGACCGGCGGGACGAGGCGGCGCAGCGACGCGTGCTCGCCGAGGCGTTCGCCGGCACCGAGGGCCCGGTGCCGGCGATGATGAGCGAACTCGGTGAGCTGGATTCGTTCTATCTCGATTCGCTGGGACAGGTGCGGATGAAGGGCGGCTACACCAAGGGCCGGATCGCACTCGTCGGTGACTCGGCGTACGGAAATACCTTGGGTGGCTTCGGAACCGGGCTCGCGGTCGTCGGCGCCTACGTGCTCGCGGGTGAACTGGCACTGGCCGACGGCGACCACACGTCCGCCTTCGCGCGCTACAACGAGATGATGAAGCGCTACGCCAAGATCGCCGGCAATTCCAACGCCGGACGCTTCCTGGCGCCGCGGACCGCGCGCGGGATCCGGATGCGGAACTGGTTCCTGGGCTCGCGACTGTTCGACCTCATGCTGAGGTACAGCGACAACGCCGCCAACGATATCGACCTGCGCGATTATCCGGCGTTGGTCGCGGTGGGCAATCGATAG
- the glyA gene encoding serine hydroxymethyltransferase: MTQTTAASVNTQSLAELDPELAAAMAGELARERDTLEMIASENFVPRAVLQAQGSVLTNKYAEGYPGRRYYGGCEHVDVVENLARERVKALFGAEFANVQPHSGAQANAAVLMSLMNPGEKLLGLDLAHGGHLTHGMRLNFSGKLYEVHAYGVSKEDHRVDMDELRKQALEVRPKVIVAGWSAYPRHLDFAAFREIADEVGAYLWVDMAHFAGLVAAGLHPSPVPHADVVSSTVHKTLGGPRSGLILAKQEFAKKLNSAVFPGQQGGPLMHVIAAKAAAFKIAGTEEFKQRQQRTLSGAKILAERLTAADVAGNGVTVLTGGTDVHLVLVDLRNSQMDGQQGEDLLHEVGITVNRNAVPFDPRPPMVTSGLRIGTAALATRGFGDTEFTEVADIIATALAGNADLSSLRARVSKLALDFPLYDGLEDWKLLG; the protein is encoded by the coding sequence GTGACCCAGACGACCGCCGCATCTGTCAACACCCAATCGCTCGCCGAACTGGATCCGGAGCTGGCCGCCGCGATGGCGGGCGAGCTCGCCCGTGAGCGCGACACCCTCGAGATGATCGCCTCGGAGAATTTCGTGCCGCGCGCGGTGCTGCAGGCGCAGGGCAGTGTGCTGACCAACAAGTACGCCGAGGGGTATCCGGGGCGTCGCTACTACGGCGGTTGTGAGCATGTCGACGTGGTGGAGAATCTGGCGCGCGAGCGGGTCAAGGCGCTGTTCGGTGCCGAATTCGCCAATGTGCAGCCGCATTCGGGCGCACAGGCCAATGCCGCGGTGCTGATGTCGCTGATGAATCCGGGGGAGAAGCTGCTCGGCCTGGATCTCGCGCACGGTGGTCACCTCACCCACGGCATGCGGCTGAACTTCTCCGGCAAGCTGTACGAGGTCCACGCGTACGGGGTCAGCAAGGAAGATCACCGCGTCGATATGGACGAACTGCGCAAGCAGGCGCTCGAGGTGCGGCCCAAGGTGATCGTGGCCGGCTGGTCGGCCTACCCACGGCACCTGGATTTCGCGGCGTTCCGCGAGATCGCCGACGAGGTCGGGGCCTACCTGTGGGTCGATATGGCGCACTTCGCCGGTCTGGTCGCCGCCGGTCTGCACCCGTCTCCGGTGCCGCACGCCGATGTCGTCTCCTCCACCGTGCACAAGACCCTCGGCGGTCCCCGCTCAGGTCTGATCCTGGCCAAGCAGGAGTTCGCGAAGAAGCTCAACAGTGCGGTGTTCCCGGGGCAGCAGGGTGGCCCGCTGATGCACGTGATCGCGGCCAAGGCCGCCGCGTTCAAGATCGCCGGAACCGAGGAGTTCAAGCAGCGTCAGCAGCGCACCCTGTCGGGCGCGAAGATCCTGGCCGAGCGGCTCACCGCCGCCGATGTCGCCGGTAACGGCGTCACCGTGCTCACCGGCGGTACCGATGTGCACCTGGTGCTGGTCGATCTGCGTAACTCGCAGATGGACGGTCAGCAGGGGGAGGATCTGCTGCACGAGGTCGGAATCACGGTGAACCGCAACGCCGTTCCGTTCGACCCGCGGCCGCCGATGGTCACCTCGGGTCTGCGCATCGGCACCGCCGCCCTGGCCACCCGTGGCTTCGGCGACACCGAGTTCACCGAGGTCGCCGACATCATCGCCACCGCCCTGGCCGGTAATGCCGATCTGAGCTCGCTGCGGGCGCGCGTGTCCAAGCTGGCCCTGGACTTCCCGCTCTACGACGGACTCGAGGACTGGAAACTGCTGGGCTGA
- a CDS encoding cytochrome P450, producing MTDIADTTVVGLPTERPAGRPFDPPAGLAILRERNPLVRMRFPDGHLGWLATGHAVVREILADPRFSSRVELAHYPLADIGAIPPAPLGDLTGIDAPEHTRYRKLLAGKFTARRMRQLGERIERITADHLDAMRTGGGPVDLVRAFAFPIPALTICGLLGVPFDDHDRFQELAATMGGVDATPEQAYAAYASMTDYMGELVRSKQSRPTDDLLGDLAAGGELDVDELTGIGAFLLAAGLDTTVNMIALGTYALLVHRDQFELLRAHPDLAGPAVEELMRYLSIAHTGTRVARAEVEIGGQTVAAGETVALSLQAANRDPARFHDPDTLDLRRDPAGHLGFGYGAHLCLGAQLARVEMRVALPALISRFPDLRVAVPAEEVELRHDTGIHGLRRLPVTW from the coding sequence ATGACCGATATCGCCGACACCACCGTCGTCGGACTGCCCACCGAGCGTCCGGCGGGCCGCCCTTTCGATCCGCCGGCCGGGCTGGCGATCCTGCGGGAGCGAAATCCTCTGGTGCGGATGAGGTTTCCCGATGGGCACCTGGGCTGGCTCGCCACCGGGCACGCGGTCGTGCGCGAGATCCTCGCCGATCCGCGGTTCAGCTCGCGGGTCGAGCTTGCGCACTATCCGCTGGCCGATATCGGTGCGATCCCGCCCGCGCCACTGGGTGACCTCACCGGCATCGACGCCCCGGAACACACGCGCTATCGAAAGCTGCTGGCGGGCAAATTCACCGCGCGCCGCATGCGGCAGCTCGGCGAACGCATCGAGCGGATCACCGCCGACCACCTCGACGCCATGCGGACCGGTGGCGGACCGGTGGATCTGGTGCGTGCCTTCGCGTTTCCGATTCCGGCTCTGACGATCTGCGGGCTGCTCGGCGTCCCGTTCGACGATCACGACCGATTCCAGGAACTGGCGGCCACCATGGGCGGTGTCGACGCCACCCCGGAACAGGCCTACGCCGCCTACGCGTCGATGACCGACTACATGGGTGAACTGGTGCGATCCAAACAGTCCCGGCCCACCGACGATCTGCTCGGCGATCTCGCCGCCGGTGGTGAACTCGACGTGGACGAACTGACCGGCATCGGCGCTTTCCTGTTGGCCGCCGGTCTCGACACCACGGTGAACATGATCGCGCTGGGCACCTACGCGCTCCTCGTTCACCGCGACCAATTCGAGCTGCTGCGCGCTCATCCCGATCTGGCCGGGCCGGCCGTCGAGGAGCTGATGCGGTATCTGTCGATCGCCCACACGGGCACCCGGGTCGCTCGCGCCGAGGTGGAAATCGGCGGGCAGACCGTGGCGGCGGGGGAGACAGTGGCGCTGTCGCTGCAAGCGGCCAACCGTGATCCGGCTCGATTCCATGATCCCGACACTCTCGACCTGCGTCGCGATCCGGCCGGGCATCTCGGATTCGGTTACGGCGCGCATCTGTGCCTGGGAGCGCAGCTGGCCCGGGTGGAGATGCGAGTCGCGCTGCCCGCCTTGATATCCCGATTCCCGGACCTGCGCGTGGCCGTCCCCGCGGAAGAGGTCGAACTACGCCACGACACCGGCATCCACGGCCTGCGCCGCTTGCCGGTGACCTGGTAG
- a CDS encoding GbsR/MarR family transcriptional regulator has product MPGGRLTEDDRRRIAEGLARHLGYAEIARQLDRPTSTISREVTRNGGPGRYRPERAHRAATLRARRPRPKSGENSTPVAHSDDTVARYTAEFGEVLVETGVPRIGAAIVAQLYLSESGSATAAALATALRVSPATISTAVATLEAHDLIRRTREPGTRRDRYTLDVDAWYRTTIASVRANRTLTEAARRGAELLGPSRAAGARLGAMADYLDHIGADMERSARRWRHLLAQPSSFQSSSPS; this is encoded by the coding sequence GTGCCCGGAGGAAGGCTCACCGAGGACGACCGTCGGCGGATCGCCGAGGGCCTGGCCCGGCATCTGGGCTATGCCGAGATCGCGCGACAGCTCGACCGGCCGACCTCCACCATCAGCCGGGAAGTGACCCGCAACGGGGGTCCCGGCCGCTATCGGCCCGAGCGCGCGCACCGCGCCGCGACACTGCGGGCTCGGCGGCCGCGCCCGAAATCAGGCGAAAACAGCACCCCCGTAGCGCATTCCGATGACACGGTGGCCCGCTACACGGCGGAATTCGGCGAGGTGCTGGTCGAGACCGGCGTCCCTCGCATCGGCGCGGCGATCGTGGCACAGCTGTACCTCAGCGAATCCGGGAGCGCGACGGCGGCGGCCCTCGCCACAGCGCTACGGGTAAGCCCCGCAACCATTTCCACCGCCGTCGCGACGCTCGAGGCACACGACCTGATCCGCCGGACCCGGGAACCCGGAACCCGGCGTGACCGCTACACCCTCGATGTCGACGCCTGGTACCGCACCACCATCGCGAGCGTGCGCGCGAACCGGACCCTCACCGAGGCCGCGCGCCGGGGCGCCGAACTACTCGGCCCGTCCAGGGCCGCCGGCGCGCGCCTGGGAGCCATGGCCGACTATCTCGACCATATCGGCGCCGACATGGAACGTTCGGCGCGCCGCTGGCGCCACCTGCTGGCTCAGCCCAGCAGTTTCCAGTCCTCGAGTCCGTCGTAG
- a CDS encoding PhoH family protein, producing MARTTKEPTVTDARSVIAPSNTRSEKSGGSGKGAGTSPLKSFVIDTSVLLSDPWAMTRFGEHHVVLPLVVISELESKRHHHELGWFAREALRNLDDLRLLYGRLDQRVPVGTDGGTLQVELNHTDPNVLPVGFRTDTNDSRILACALNLAAEGQRVVLVSKDIPLRVKAGAVGLPAEEYHAQDVVISGWTGMAELEVSADCVDRLYADSVVDLDEARDLPCHTGIRLLGTNGSALARVTADKRVQLVRGDREAFGLHGRSAEQRIALDLLLDESVGIVSLGGKAGTGKSALALTAGLEAVLERRSQRKVVVFRPLYAVGGQELGYLPGSESEKMGPWAQAVFDTLDGLASPEVMEEVLARGMLEVLPLTHIRGRSLHDSFVIVDEAQSLERNVLLTVLSRLGSGSRVVLTHDVAQRDNLRVGRHDGVAAVIEKLKGHPLFAHVTLTRSERSPIAALVTEMLEEYGPNS from the coding sequence ATGGCACGGACAACAAAGGAGCCCACCGTGACTGATGCACGCTCCGTCATCGCTCCCTCGAATACCCGCTCCGAAAAGAGCGGAGGCTCCGGAAAGGGAGCCGGCACCTCGCCCCTCAAATCCTTCGTGATCGACACCTCCGTGTTGTTGTCCGACCCCTGGGCCATGACGCGCTTCGGCGAGCACCATGTGGTGTTACCGCTGGTGGTCATCAGCGAATTGGAGTCCAAACGGCATCATCACGAACTCGGCTGGTTCGCCCGTGAAGCCCTGCGCAACCTCGACGATCTACGCCTGCTGTACGGCCGGCTCGATCAGCGGGTTCCGGTCGGCACCGACGGCGGCACGCTACAGGTGGAGTTGAATCACACCGACCCGAACGTCCTGCCGGTCGGATTCCGGACCGACACCAACGATTCCCGCATCCTCGCCTGTGCGCTCAATCTGGCGGCCGAGGGACAGCGGGTAGTGCTGGTGTCCAAGGACATTCCGCTGCGGGTGAAGGCGGGCGCGGTGGGCCTGCCCGCGGAGGAATACCACGCCCAGGACGTGGTCATCTCCGGGTGGACCGGGATGGCGGAACTGGAGGTCTCCGCGGACTGTGTGGACCGTCTCTACGCCGACTCGGTGGTCGACCTCGACGAGGCCCGTGACCTGCCCTGCCACACCGGTATTCGGCTGCTCGGCACGAACGGCAGCGCCCTGGCCCGGGTGACCGCGGACAAACGCGTGCAGTTGGTCCGCGGCGATCGGGAGGCCTTCGGGCTGCACGGGCGTTCGGCGGAGCAGCGCATCGCGCTGGATCTGCTGCTGGACGAGAGTGTGGGCATCGTCTCCCTCGGGGGTAAGGCCGGCACCGGAAAGTCGGCCCTGGCGCTGACCGCGGGCCTGGAAGCGGTGCTGGAGCGGCGTTCCCAGCGCAAGGTCGTGGTCTTCCGGCCGCTGTACGCGGTGGGCGGCCAGGAACTGGGCTATCTGCCCGGCAGTGAGAGCGAGAAGATGGGCCCCTGGGCCCAGGCGGTCTTCGACACTCTCGACGGGCTGGCGAGTCCCGAGGTGATGGAGGAGGTGCTCGCGCGGGGCATGCTCGAGGTGTTGCCGCTCACTCACATTCGCGGCCGGTCGCTGCACGATTCGTTCGTGATCGTGGACGAGGCGCAGTCGCTGGAACGCAATGTGCTGCTCACGGTGCTGAGCCGGCTGGGCAGCGGTTCCCGGGTGGTGCTGACCCACGACGTCGCCCAGCGCGACAACCTGCGGGTCGGCCGGCACGACGGTGTGGCCGCGGTGATCGAAAAGCTCAAGGGCCATCCGCTTTTCGCCCATGTCACGCTGACCCGCAGCGAACGGTCGCCGATCGCTGCTCTGGTCACCGAGATGCTGGAGGAATACGGGCCGAACTCCTGA
- a CDS encoding acyl-ACP desaturase, whose amino-acid sequence MQTLLTDRELLESLAEAVEDNLRRHNEQVRDWQPHEYVPFSDGRNFAFLGGADWDPQQVTLGEVAAVALTVSVLIADNLPSYHRELGRRLRTGPWWRWVGRWTAEENRHEILIRNYLMVTRAVDPVELERARMAHMTTGFTRPAIHLLDLLAQCAFEEAASGVRHRNIAALRENPMVTEIADRIAVDDELQAEFFANLVAAALDLVPDQTVRAIADRIADFRVPELTLPDGRNSTDVLAEAGIYEPDRAGELVFAPLLERWNIFSRTDFGADGEAARAEIEHLRR is encoded by the coding sequence GTGCAAACTCTGTTGACCGACCGTGAGCTGCTCGAATCGCTCGCGGAGGCCGTGGAAGACAATCTCCGGCGTCACAACGAACAGGTGCGGGACTGGCAGCCGCACGAGTACGTGCCCTTCAGTGACGGGCGCAATTTCGCATTCCTCGGTGGCGCCGACTGGGATCCGCAACAGGTCACGCTGGGCGAGGTTGCCGCGGTTGCGCTCACGGTGAGCGTGCTGATCGCTGACAATTTGCCCTCGTACCATCGCGAGCTCGGCCGGCGCCTGCGGACCGGTCCGTGGTGGCGCTGGGTCGGCCGGTGGACGGCCGAGGAGAACCGCCACGAGATCCTCATCCGCAACTACCTGATGGTGACCCGCGCGGTGGATCCGGTGGAACTCGAGCGAGCCCGGATGGCGCATATGACCACCGGCTTCACCCGCCCGGCCATCCATCTGCTCGACCTGCTGGCCCAGTGCGCCTTCGAAGAGGCCGCCTCCGGAGTGCGGCATCGCAATATCGCCGCGCTGCGGGAGAATCCGATGGTGACCGAGATCGCCGACCGGATCGCCGTCGACGACGAACTGCAGGCGGAATTCTTCGCGAACCTGGTGGCAGCGGCCCTGGATCTGGTGCCGGATCAGACCGTGCGGGCGATCGCCGACCGGATCGCGGACTTCCGGGTTCCGGAGCTCACCCTGCCCGACGGCCGCAACAGCACCGACGTGCTGGCCGAGGCCGGAATCTACGAACCGGACCGGGCCGGCGAGCTGGTGTTCGCGCCGCTGCTCGAGCGCTGGAACATCTTCTCTCGCACCGACTTCGGTGCGGACGGCGAGGCGGCGCGGGCAGAGATCGAACATCTGCGACGCTGA
- a CDS encoding limonene-1,2-epoxide hydrolase family protein, translating into MAELPELQQNAVTTVREFFAAMEMGAVNEALNLLDPDIVWKNTSLPDIRGIHRVGAVLRGLNRDAFGFRADMRHIAAETDGAPAVEGETVLTERTDYLRMGPLEIEFWVCGTFELVDGRITLWHDHFSWENFLRGTAAGLWHMVRRR; encoded by the coding sequence ATGGCCGAACTACCGGAGCTACAACAGAACGCCGTGACCACGGTGCGCGAATTCTTCGCCGCGATGGAAATGGGCGCGGTGAACGAGGCATTGAATCTGCTGGATCCGGACATCGTGTGGAAGAACACCTCACTGCCGGATATCCGCGGCATCCACCGGGTGGGCGCGGTACTGCGCGGACTCAATCGTGATGCCTTCGGTTTCCGCGCCGATATGCGTCATATCGCCGCGGAAACCGACGGCGCACCGGCCGTCGAGGGCGAAACGGTCCTCACCGAGCGCACCGACTATCTGCGCATGGGCCCGCTGGAGATCGAGTTCTGGGTGTGCGGCACCTTCGAACTGGTCGACGGTCGCATCACCCTCTGGCACGACCATTTCAGCTGGGAGAACTTCCTGCGCGGTACGGCGGCGGGACTCTGGCACATGGTTCGCCGCCGGTAG